A window from Deltaproteobacteria bacterium encodes these proteins:
- a CDS encoding DUF2914 domain-containing protein has protein sequence MKKSILLLLAAMLIQAFTSFAIAEDPKTGSSVVTVTGSGAAPTNTTPTAKPQGATLSVMESAIATGIKDAAPVGPGEKFPASVGKLYCYTRIAGASAEALVTHKWFLNGKLLDAIVLRVKGDPYRIYSAKTVTPYMKGDWKVEVVDESGKLLKTINFKVE, from the coding sequence ATGAAAAAATCGATACTGCTTCTACTTGCCGCAATGCTGATACAGGCCTTTACGTCCTTTGCCATTGCAGAGGATCCAAAAACAGGCTCGTCCGTTGTAACGGTCACGGGAAGCGGCGCCGCACCGACCAACACTACGCCAACAGCCAAGCCGCAGGGCGCTACACTCTCTGTTATGGAAAGCGCCATCGCAACCGGCATAAAGGACGCGGCCCCGGTAGGCCCGGGCGAAAAATTCCCGGCATCCGTAGGAAAGCTCTACTGCTACACGAGAATAGCAGGAGCGTCCGCCGAGGCCCTTGTCACGCACAAATGGTTCCTTAACGGAAAGCTCCTGGACGCCATAGTGCTAAGGGTAAAAGGCGACCCGTACAGGATATACAGCGCAAAGACCGTCACGCCCTACATGAAAGGCGACTGGAAGGTAGAGGTAGTGGACGAGAGCGGCAAGCTTCTA